Below is a genomic region from Saccopteryx bilineata isolate mSacBil1 chromosome 8, mSacBil1_pri_phased_curated, whole genome shotgun sequence.
TAATTAGTGGTAGAATGCTGTGATGTGAGAATACCCAACATCGATGAACAATAGTAACTTAGGAACCAAGTTAGAAAACAAATTAAGTCTTTTGAGACAAAAGAGAACAAATAGCATTGTTCTGGGCTTTTAATAACTCAAAGAATACAAAGCTGTTATAAGACAGAACATATAATAAAAGCTGACTTGTTAATGTAAGGAAGATCGTTGCTCTAAATAAGCTTTGGTGCAGTGGTCCTTTTTAAGTCTTCGAGTGCTCTTTGAAATGAACACTGGGATACTAACAATAAAATGACCAGCTATGCAGAGACCAAAAACAACACTTGACACATAAGCGTATAGAAAAGCAGTCTGAACagagtgattaaaaaaataagatgtaaaGAGTAAGATATATTAGAAATTGACTTACAGTATACGTGCCATCTCAAGAATGCTTTTACCCTTCAAAAACTGCTCAACTTTCCTCCCCCAACCCTGGCAGATAATTGCTTCCATCTTTGTGTTCCTTAAGACCTTATACAACACTGCTTTATAAAGTTCTTATTACCTCGTTTCACATGACCAGTTGTTTTAGTGTCTGACCTCCTGAGCTGATTATGAGCAACTTGAAGGGAGAAAACACCCATTATCTCCACTGGTCTCTAGCCTATGATAGCTACCCAATTGAAGTATTTTATGGACTCTCATGCACTGTTTTGAACTTGTGGGTGCCAGACCACATTACCCACATTAGTGCCTGCTAAACAGAAGCTTTCTGGACCTGGTTccagatctactgaatcagaatcattAGGAGTGGAGTCTACGACTTTATACCTaagaaatattcaaggtgatTCTTAAACACAATAAAGGTTAGAATCActgttctcatttgtttatcttaaCCAACTTTATATGTTATGCTAACttcttaaaaagtttgaaaatcacttcTAAATTTGAACTTCTTAGAAGTCGTCTAGCCTGGATCTCACAAAATGTTAGACATTCATTTAGACTTCTGGGTTCTTCCTATTCTGAGTCCCCATTCCTGAGATATGTTCAGAATTGGGTCAGATGTTGAAGATGGGGTGAGAGTCAGGTTTTGTTCACAGAGACACCTGTTTAAGTGCATCTGTTCTCATCATCTTTCGTGCAGCCATAGCTGTGACTTGCAGCCTTTGCTTCACAGCCGGGCTGAGGTTTTGTGTGAATACAGCCACCCCCACTGGCATTCTGCTAGATTacttctgcttcctctctgtcaaCCACTCCGGCCCCCGTGCTAAGCAGGGACTCATCAGGATATGTAGCATGTAGCACAGCAAATGTAATCTCTGTACGTATATGCTCTCCTGATGAGTCCTAGCATAAATGGCAAATATgaaacaaattgtttttcattaatCCTATCAGAGTCATATACttatttgttagaaaaaaaaagacactttggTCCATTTCTTATTTGACTATTATAAAAGTGTATAATCACTGAAATAGTACAGTTTAAAAGATCTGTTTGTACTCTGAgagttaatgattttttaaaaacttctgacAGTTAACTGGAGAGTTTAGTGCACTATAATGTGATATATCATGCCAAATTGTGTTTGCTGTTACCAGGGTCCTCCCTGTCTTCATTTAATAGGTTGTTTCCCTTGGTACCCCATATTTATAGAAACAGCAGTGACATTACTCTTCTAAGCACATACTTTAAGCCTCTTCATAATGGTTGATTTAATCTGGATTTAAGGTGTTCATAACAAAAGTTGTTTATTTATATTGGTATTTCTAGTACCCAGCACTGTGGCTGGCATATAATAGGTGGTCAATAAGTGTTTGTAGATCTGAACTGAATTATGCTTGACTTTTGAGCCATTTCCAATGAGTAGGGACTTTTTGCAAACTTCTTAGACAGTTTCCATTCCTCATGATTACTGTTTATCATTGAAACACCACAAGTTTGTGTTGCTGTGCCTTTTCCAATCAGACTGCACAcagccttcctcctttcccttggGCCTTCTGCATTCcccactatctctctctcttgtacATTGTCTAGGCTGGGGGATACATAAATTCCCCCTGAAACTTTAATGCTGTGGATCTATGACAACATATTTTGgagttacattatttttcttctggcaGAATTATGAATCATAAAATTTTAGAGCTTCAAGAGGCAATTAGTGATCACGCAGTACAACCATTTCACCAATGGGAATACAGAGGCAAAAGGAAGAGTCATTTACCAAAAAGTCACTCACTttgatgattttaaaataaaagacaatttaaATGTAAACTTCCTGTATACATGTGGTCCATTCACTGTCCTTCAGAAGCATGGTCATGTAAACAACTATAGTTTGTTACTCTGTGTAGATTTGACATGAAttgctaaaaggaaaaagaattttatttattttatttttaaaaaaacttaaaaaattttaactacagttgacacacaatattacattagtgtcaggtgtatgacatagtgattagatattaatatacattacaaagtgatcaccttgAAAAGTCCAGTACCTATCTGACACCATacctagttattaaaatattattcattgtaATGAATAAGTATATATACTTATATCCCCTTGAGTAATAttgtaactggcaatttgtacttaaaattttataagagTTTGAGTTAAATTGATGACATGctgggagcaagatctcaaatgctatataatttgtattttttttccttttttttttttcttgagagagagcgaggaaaggagagagagagaaaaaaagagagaggtatcAACTTGTTCTACTGtagctgtgcactcattcatTGCGTCCCACACATGTCCTGACTAGGGCTTGACCTGGTGACCGTGGGATTAAACCACTGACCTCAGCGCTCCAAgaggatgctctgtccactgtgctgcttggccagggccataatttgtatttttaaatttcttcactattttcaccCAACTCCCCAACCTTGCTTccatctggcagccatcagtttgttctctgtatctatgagtttgtttctgttttgtttgttcactttgttttttagatttcacgtGTAAGTGAAGCTATATGGTACTCAttttcctctgtctgacttatgtCACTTTGCATAATATCCTCtatgtccatccatattgtcaaaaatggcaagattttactCTTTATAtaggtaatattccattgcatatacaCACCGCTTCTTTATccgttaatttattttatttatttatttattttttttacagagtcagagagagcatcagagagagggatagacagggacagacagacaggaatggagagatgagaagcatcaatcattagtctttcgttgcgcattgcaacaccttagttgttcattgattgctttctcatatgtgccttgaccgcaggccttcagcagaccgagtaaccccttgctcgagccagtgatcttgggtccaagctggtgagctttttgctcaaaccagatgagcctgcactcaagctggcgacctcgaggtctcgcacctgggtcctccgcatcctagttcgatgttctatccactgcgccaccacctggtcaggcctgttaatctattttttttaataaatttttattaatgttactgggatgacattaataaatcagggtacatatattcaaagaaacatgtctaggttatcttgtcattaaattatgttgcatacccctcgcccatagtcagattgtcctctgtcaccctctatctagttctctgtgcccctccccctccccctaactctctccctccctccctcctatgtcctccctccccccacccctggtaaccaccacactcctgtccatgtctcttagtctcgtttttatgttccaccaatgtatggaatcatgtagttcttgtttttttctgatttacttatttcactccgtataatgttatcaagatcccaccattttgctgtaaatgatctgatgtcatcatttcttatggctgagtagtgttccatagtgtatatgtgccacatcttctttatccagtcttctattgaagggctttttggttgtttccatgtcttggccactgtgaacagtgctgcattgaacatggggctacatgtgtctttacgtatcaatgtttctgaggttttggggtatatacccagtagagggattgctgggtcataaggtagttctatttgcagttttttgaggaaccaccatactttcctccataatggttgtactcctttacattcccaccaacagtgaatgagggttcctttttctccacagcctctccaacatttgctattacccgtcttgttgataatagctaatctaacaggagtgaggtggtatctcattgtagttttgatttgcatttctctaataactaatgaagctgagcatcttttcatatatctgttggccatttgtatttcttcctgtgagaagtgtcttttcatgtcctcttcccatttttttattggattgtttgtttgtttgttgttgagttttatgagttctttgtatattttggatattaggcccttatctgagctgctgtttgaaaatatcatttcccatttagttggctgtctgtttattttgttatcagtttctcttgctgagcaaaaacttcttagtctgatgtagtcccattcattaatttttgccttcacttctcttcagGCCTGTTAATCTATTGATGGATatttaagttgcttccatatcttggctattgtaaataatgctgcaaagaacataggGATCCATAcgttttttaattggttttttgGGATTTATTTGATATTCAGACTTGAAATttctggggtttttgtttgtttgtttgtattgctgggttctttttttttttcttttttttttcttttttcttttttttgtcttgttacaGCCTTGGTttgaaagtctattttgtttgatataagtattgctatcatagctgtttttgtttctttgtttcaatttacatgaaatatcttttaGGAAAGTCCACAGCATGAACCAAGACAGGTcgtttgtatggaaaagctaTTGGAAGCACGTTGGGTGGTGTAGGGCCTCAGGGAATCCCCAGGGCAGGGTAAatgtgttagccaggttgatagagactcagatatggcacttGCTTGTGTCTGTAGGCTGGGTCGGGGGAGTACTAACAAAGGACAAAGGAATCTGCCTGcatttctgtctgggagaaagaggTCCCTCTGGTCCTCACCCAAAGCCAGaaaaattcagtttctctctatctgtccccaGTGCTTTTTGAGTGGCTGCCCCAGCCCTGGCGTTCAGGGCAAGTGAGTCTATCAGCCAGTAAATCAGTGTGAGGGCCCTTTAAGAAGAACGCCTGGGACTCGAGCAGCCAGCCCTCAGTCTCATTCAGCCACTGCACCCATTGATTCTCACAGACACAAGTTATGGGgaattctcttcctggcactggaacccttgGTTGGGAAGCTTGGTGTGAGGCTGGGATCCCTCACTCCTCAGGGAAGACCTTTGCAGCTGAGACATCCCTCCTGATTTTCAACCTTTACACAGGGGTGTGGAACCAGCTCATTTTGTGTgtccacccctcctaccagtttcctggtggctttttctttatagccctagttgtaggacttttgTTCAGCTAGAATTTTGGTGATTCTCAAGGGCGACTGTTCTATAGTCTGTTGTCATTTTGAAGTGGTTATGGGAGAAGGTGAGCGCAGCGTtttcctactctgccatcttgaggAAGGAGTCATTTTGGATGTACTTTTCTATTTGCCTTGTTCTTGGTTAACTTTCCTATTGTTCTACAGTGAATTGATATGAGGATATTTTTCAAatgatactctttttttaatttttttttaagaatggttGTGGATTGGAACCCAGAGCTtgcatatatttctatttttctcctttgtgcACTCCTAGGTTCACAAGGAAAACTACCATAACACAattatatgagaaaaatataatgtaGATATACCTTGCTTAACATAATTTCTAGTTCCTAAAAAATGcgcaattaaaaaatgtttaggccctggccggttggctcagcggtagagcgtcggcctggcgtgcgggggacccgggttcgatttccggccagggcacacaggagaagggcccatttgcttctccaccccccctccttcctctctgtctctctcttcccctcccgcagccaaggctccattggagcaaagatggcctgggtgctggggatggctccttggcctctgccccaggcgctagagtggctctggtcgcggcagagcgacgccccggaggggcagagcatcgccccctggtgggcagagcgtggcccctggtgggcgtgctgggtggatcccagtcaggcgcatgcgggagtttgtctgactgtctctccccatttccagcttcagaagaaaaaaaattaaaaagaaaaaaatttttttctaaaaaaaaaaaatgtttagcgtgaccaggcggtggctcagtggatagagcgtcagactgggatgcagaagacccaggttcgagactcgaggtcgccagtttgagcacaggttcatctggtttgagcaaagctcaccagcttggacccaaggtcgctggctcgagcaaggggttactcagtctgctgaaggcccatggtcaaggcgcgtatgagaaagcaatcaatgaacaaccaaggtgtcacaagaaaaaactgatgattggtgcttctcatctctctctgttcctgtctgtccttatctatccctgtctctgactctctgtttctgtaaaaaaaaaaatgtttaagtagatTAGACAATTTGGTATGAAAGGAAATTCTCATATTAAGAGTTATAATATCTGCATATCTGTATTTTCAATTGTTGGTTTATTTAAACTGTAATGTAACCATAACACTGCTGAAACTAGAACCATCCTTAACAAATTAAACCAGAGGTCTTGTTCAACTTGCTTTTAAATCTAAATTGCATAATCTGTATATGGTTGCACTTAgttatctttaatattttgtgaaaatatttcagCTACTGTTTCCCAAAGAACAGAGTACGATgcagagataaataaaaaatacagttctGTGCTTGGAGGTACTGCATGGGATGAGAGAGGGGAAGTCCTCCGTGCTGAGTGCACAGGATGGCCACAACCTCAAACACGCAGACACTTCCAGGTCCACACTAAGTTGATAAGTGAAGTGTGTCTTGTGTGTTCTCTAGGCATTCTGTGGACTTGATGGGTGGAAGCAACATCTTCCTTTGGCTGTCTCCCCAGAAACATCCCTCCTGAATCATGCAGACTTAAGTATTCTCAAGCGGAGCTAAACAAGGATGTCTGAAAGCTGGTCCTCGTAAGTCTTTCCAAGTCATTTGAATTAGTCCAGAGGGTCCTAAAACCTGCTGAAGTGAGCAGAGACACCTACCTCTATAAATAACATTTCCACCTTCCAAGGGAAATCAGGAACATatgccctggctggcttgctcagtggatagagcccagCCCTGCAAATGGAACCTCCCTGGTCGATTcctgtcagggaacacaagagaagggaccacctgcttctcttctcttccctcttccccttctatccctcttccccttccacagccaatggctggattggttccagcAACTTGGCCCTGGTGCATCAGCCTGGTGCTAAAACCAGCTCAGCTGATCCCAGCATTGTCCAGGACAGGTGGATCCCcctgtctgtctcactgtctcccctcgtcttacctggaaaaataaaatataaaataaaataaaataaaagctgtatatatacacacacacacacacacacacacacacacacacagaccacagttaaacatttcattttttatttttttttaacttatttatttttagagaggagagacagagagaggagaggccgagagagagaagggggaggagctggaagcatcaactcccatatgtgccttgaccaggcaagcccagggtttcagggtttcgaaccggcgacctcagcatttccaggtcggcgctttatccactgcgccaccacaggtcaggctacagttaAACATTTTagatgttcaacaaatattttcaaatactaaCAATTTAATAATTGTTTACTATGCCTCAGGCCCAATGCTGgacatttaataagtatttttttctcatttaatcctcacaatgaccACTTAGGATAGGAGCTGTTAGCAACATCTGTATTTTGGAGAAAACTGAAAGTTAAAGAAGTTAAGTAAATTGTCTATTGTCACAAAGCTAGTCAGCTCACCCCAATATTAAAGTTTGATAAGTCAGTTATTCACCCTGAGCTCAGTTCCCTTGTCTTTGAATTGAAATTGTGTCTTCCTCTTTAAAACTGCAAAACCTGAATTCTACAGGTCACAATCAACGACCAGCAATAAACCGGAGACAGTTCGCCTTAATATGTAGACCCTTGTCCCTTCCTTCGTAAAATATAAGAACACATCAGCCCAGAACACCCTTTGCACGCTGCAGATCTTTTTCTCCGGAGCTGAACTACATCTCCCGTAAGGCCCCGCTCCGAGCCTGCGATTCCCACCGCCTTCTCTCTCagctttctctctgcccctcctacaaCTCCCACAAGCCCCCTCGGCCCCGGGTCCTGGCCAGGCCTGGGGCGGAGGCCGAGGCCGAGGCGCGGGAGTTGTGGAGGGGGCGGGCTCTGCGGGGAAGTGCGTCAGAGGAGGCGCGGAGCGAGTAGGGTGCTGTGGTCTGAGCTGGAGGGTGAAGCTGGCGGAGCAGGAGGATGGGCGGTGAGTGAGCTGGGCCGGCTGGGCGCTGGGCCGGGGTCGCGTAGCCGTTTGACGTTTGCAGAGGCTATGGGAGGGGTCTCCGCCCCGCGCGCGGCCGGGGTGGGCGGGCTCCGAGCCCGGCGCTGCGGCGGGGCTTGCTCTCCGGCTGAGCGGTCCGGTGAGGGGCCTGGCTGGGTCCCGGGGGCCCCGGCTCGGCGGCCGCGCAGGGCTCCCCCACCCGAGCCCCGGCTCGTGTCCACCCTCCCGGCGCCGGGCGTCCGGCCTGGGAGAGCCGCCGCTCCCGGCCGCGGGACCTGCTAAGGTCATTTGAGAGCACCGGGGTGGAAGAGGGTTAAATACAAAGCAGAAAAACCAAACACCAACCCAACTTGCGGAGTTCTCGTTAATCGCTGTCATTGCCTTGATCTCAGTCACTCCCCGTCCTCGCAACTCAGCCCCGGCGTGCGAGCCTGTGTCCGCGCTCCGCGGCGCGTGCGGTGCGGCGCCGGCTTTGACTCAGCGGGATCCGCTTTGAGTCATTCTGCCGCGGCCATTGACGACCGCCACCGCCCGGCCCGCGCCCCGGCGGGGCTCCGAGTTTGTCTGATTCAGCTGTCTTTACGGCCGAGGCGAGGTCATCGAGTTCGCAGACGAGGAAGTTCAAAGTCTAAGGAATGGGGAGGGTAGATGGGAGCGGAGGATTTGGCCGCGTAAAGGCGCTCGGCTTCGCTTGGGTGGATTAGGGCAGGTCCATCTAGCTCTATGCGTTATTCTCCTGGCTGTTCTGTGCGCCTAGAACAACCTTTCCCTGCGGATTCACGCGGACCTTCAACTCGGTCTTCCTGACTTGAAACCTTGTTTCCGAAGATTTCCTTCTTCAGAGGAAAGTGGGAGGAGCGGGTTTCCTTTGCTTCCTTTTTCCTATGCCCTTTTCACACTAAGACCCAAACCACTTAATGCTCTGCAGcttgaataaaaaaattcagtCTGTAATGTAAAATTTATGCATGGTACATTGCTGACTCTGGGCATGTCTGTTGTTTGTATCTGTAATGTGTATGTCCTTTTCAGTGTTGTCTGTTTTAGCGTGCAGGTGATAGACTAGAGAACAAGACCTCTGTCTCCGTAGCATCCTGGGTATGTGAGCCTTCATTAAGTACTTTTatgataatttttgttttgaactTCATTTCAAACATGCTTTAAAGAACACTCCTTAATGATTAGACATTGTTTTAAATATCCAAAGGCTGGGGAATAAAGGGTGATTTGAAGATAATTTCATTCAAAACAACCTTTATTTGTCCGTGATTGAGGCTAACTTTTCTTCAACTTTTATACAGAGCAGTCTGAATGCCAGAATGGATAACCGTTTTGCTACAGCATTTGTCATTGCGTGTGTGCTTAGCCTCATTTCCACCATCTACATGGCTGCCTCCATCGGCACAGACTTCTGGTATGAATATCGAAGTCCAGTTCAAGAAAATTCCAGCGATTTGAACAAAAACATCTGGAACGACTTCGCTAGTGATGAGGCAGATGAAAAGACTTACAATGACGCACTTTTTCGATACAATGGCACAGTGGGATTGTGGAGACGGTGTATCACTGTACCCCAAAACATAAATTGGAATAACCAGGAAAAGACAGGTATTTCTCTTGTAAACCTCTGTCCCCTTTACCTGTTCAACAGTAGACAAAGGGATGTGATGATGGCCAGCTTATGTATAAGTAACTTTGTGAGCTCTCTTTCATTAAAGGAATATACCTTAGGTGTCTCTTCTCTCCCTACTCCCTTCTCCCCGCCTTCCTTCCGTGACTTACCATTATACATACTCCTAAGTATTGGTTGGATGAGTAACTGTCCTTATCTTGGGAAAGACATTTTAAGTCTTTGTACTTATTTACCTATTCATTAAAAGCCTTTTTATTAATCTCACACATCATGAGGAAATAATTGGTAAAAAGAACTAATATCCAAAATCAAGTCAACAAATATGAATAGATAGTCCTTGTATGTGTTAGCTGTGTTTTAGTAGATATTATTTCACTCTAAGTCTTAGAGGATATAATTTGACCCACTCTACATTATAGGTTAAAAATGCGCAGTACAGAAGAAAAATGATCTTAGAAATTGTCTCTCAGGTTTACTTTGCAAGCattcttaacatttaaaaatttaaatttccagTTATTAAAATGGAAACTTTAGAGTTCTTTGTAAGGAACaactttacattttgtttttatttgtgacTACTTCTGTTGGCGTCTTGATGAGAATCAGATCACAGCCTAATAGCTTGAGTTGCCACATATCAGAGGAACGGTAGTTGTGATTTGGAAAACAGAAAGTTTAGAAGTGGGGAAAGTTGGTCaaaatttattgtaaaatgttTAACTCTGTGAGAGCATAGGAGTACTTGATATTTGAATCTTAGTAACCatttatcattcattcaacaaatatttattgaatgtctccATATTCCAGGGCGTAGTAGCTTAGAGCACATCGGAGGCAGAAATTCTTACCCCTGGGGGATCTGCTTACATTCTAGTAAGGGGTGATAAGTAATTAACATAAGTATAGCAGTATAAACAATAATTATGCAGCATGTTAAAAGATGACACGTGTTACgaatcaacagaaaaataaaggggaGATGGAAATACATATGATATTGGTGGGCATAAGTTGTGGTAGTGCTATAGGCAGGAAGGATATTCTTCAGCAAGACACCACTGGAGTAAAGACCTGATACAAGTGAAGGTGTCGGCCATATAGGTAGTTGTGGAGGCAGAGGGAACCGTTTAGGTTGGAAGGAACAGCTGCTGCAGGGCCCTATGTTGGGAGCATGCCTGAAATCGTCAAGGACCAGTAAAGAAGCCGCTGGGCTggaatggagggagagggagtaGGTATTCTGTTAGAGACAAATGTACTCTGGAAGCAGAAGTAGGACAAATCATGCAGGATTCTCTAGGCGTGATGAGGATTTTAGTTTTTACTCTGAATGTGGTGGAACCATCAGGGGCTTTGAACAGAGGAGTGATGACCCGGTTTCCCAGGCTGATACGGTGAATGCAGGTGGCAGGCAAAGGTGGAAGCCAGGAGACTAGTTAGGAGGCTTACGATTCAGGTGAGAGATGGTGCGACTCAGACCAGGGTAGTAGGACTGAGCACGGATTCTAGATATAATTTTGAAGGTAGAGCCTCTCGGATTTCCTGATGGAACACATGTGGTCAAGAATGACTCGAAAGTTTCTAGGCTAAGAAACAAAGGGTGGAATTGTCATCACCTGAGGTGAGGAAGATGGCAGGTAGAATTGGTTAGGGAAGAAGATCTTGTTTcctgtttatttcagtttttgttccctcctccttcctaGTCTtcttacatatctttttttttttttttttgtatttgtatttttctgaagtgagaagcagggggaggcagtcagacttccgcatgtgcccgaccggaatccacctggcatgaccaccagggggcgatgttctgcctgtctggggcactGCCTTGTTGCAGCcccctggagccattctagcacctaaggtggaggccagggagccatcctcagcccccgggccaattttgctcctacggagccttggctgtgggagggaaagagagatacagagaggaaggggagagggaggcgtggagaagcagatgagtgcgtctcctgtgtgccctggctgggactcgaacccgggacttccacacgccaggctgacgctctaccactgagctagccatcCATGGCTACATATCTGTTCTTATGTATTGTGCTGCTTCCACTGTTTTTCCCTTTCTTGTGCCCGTATCTAAGCCTGCcactgagaaccactggcatCTATTGAGCATAGATCCTACATGTCAGTCAGTGAGGTTGCTGTCTCCTCTGGGAATATCTTTCTATGTCACTTTTTATTTCAGAGAGTAATTTCTTgaattattggttttagagagaggaaccgagagagaaagaggcaggagcatagtttcgaaccagcaacctttgcacattgggatgatgctctaaccaaccgagctttctggccagggctttgaaaGAGATTTTTGTTGAATTCTTATGATTAAAACAACAAGCaatcattgttatttttgttcCAGAATCGTTTGACATGGTCACGAGATGCAATGGTTTCACATTAAATGAGCAGTTCATGGAGAAGTATGTCGATCCTGGAAACCACAACAGTGGGATTGATCTTCTTCGGACCTGTAAGTACTTTGGTATCAGCAGGACAATTAGGGGAAAAATAGGcagtgatttttcatttttttgaattcTGATTTTGGAACATTCTGTCAACTTGAAATAAGATCTCTTAACAGTATTTCAACAAATTGATCTGTTGACAATGTATATTAGAAGTTAGGTACATACGTACCAAATTGCAAATAGGAAGTTGAG
It encodes:
- the CLDND1 gene encoding claudin domain-containing protein 1 isoform X1, which codes for MGGDRLENKTSVSVASWSSLNARMDNRFATAFVIACVLSLISTIYMAASIGTDFWYEYRSPVQENSSDLNKNIWNDFASDEADEKTYNDALFRYNGTVGLWRRCITVPQNINWNNQEKTESFDMVTRCNGFTLNEQFMEKYVDPGNHNSGIDLLRTYLWRCQFLLPFVSLGLMCFGALIGLCACICRSLYPTIATGILHLLAGLCTLGSVSCYVAGIELLHQKLELPENVTGEFGWSFCLACVSAPLQFMASALFIWAAHTNRKEYTLMKAYRVA
- the CLDND1 gene encoding claudin domain-containing protein 1 isoform X2, producing the protein MDNRFATAFVIACVLSLISTIYMAASIGTDFWYEYRSPVQENSSDLNKNIWNDFASDEADEKTYNDALFRYNGTVGLWRRCITVPQNINWNNQEKTESFDMVTRCNGFTLNEQFMEKYVDPGNHNSGIDLLRTYLWRCQFLLPFVSLGLMCFGALIGLCACICRSLYPTIATGILHLLAGLCTLGSVSCYVAGIELLHQKLELPENVTGEFGWSFCLACVSAPLQFMASALFIWAAHTNRKEYTLMKAYRVA